In Rhodospirillum rubrum ATCC 11170, a genomic segment contains:
- a CDS encoding PLP-dependent aminotransferase family protein, giving the protein MTLDLLPEGMPLQAALIALLRRRIFSGALGAGARLPSTRALAAELGVSRNTVLAAYDSLRAEGYLIARPGSGHRVAGDLPEPADLGAGLGGAPAGVGTAVALSQWGRRVTPEDPQPAVAASPRYDFLYGTSNTTLFPHKDWRRAILGVLDLRRREPGQLFYQDAMGSPALRRAVADWLRLHRGIDTGTRGVVITNGSQQGIDLATRLLVDPGAVVAVEEPGYQGFREILSALGARLLPIPVDDQGLRVDHLEAVSRDAAVAGVCVTPSHQFPTGAVLSPARRMALLAWAKAEGAWVIEDDYDSEFRYGARPLAALAAGDDDGRVIHLASFSKALFPALRLGMASVPAGLLGPFGAARRLSDRHGPALEQDALARWMEDGTFARHLRRVRTRQAERRAVLVDALTRHFVGMVRIGGASAGLHLVAWFPGLDAAAMAAWADRAAVLGIGVHPITRHYQGPAAAAFVLGYAGISVDDIPAGIGLLKACAPL; this is encoded by the coding sequence ATGACGCTGGACCTGCTGCCCGAAGGCATGCCGCTGCAGGCGGCGCTGATCGCCCTGTTGCGGCGGCGGATCTTCAGCGGCGCGCTTGGCGCCGGGGCGCGCCTGCCTTCGACCCGGGCGCTGGCCGCCGAGTTGGGGGTCTCGCGCAATACCGTGCTGGCGGCTTACGATAGCCTGCGCGCCGAAGGCTATCTGATCGCCCGTCCCGGGTCGGGCCACCGGGTGGCCGGCGACCTGCCCGAACCGGCCGATCTGGGGGCGGGCCTTGGCGGGGCGCCGGCCGGGGTGGGAACGGCGGTGGCGCTGTCCCAATGGGGGCGGCGGGTGACGCCCGAGGATCCGCAGCCCGCCGTCGCCGCGTCGCCCCGCTATGACTTTCTCTACGGAACATCGAATACCACCTTGTTTCCCCACAAGGATTGGCGCCGCGCCATTCTTGGGGTTCTCGACTTGCGACGGCGCGAGCCCGGTCAGTTGTTTTATCAAGACGCCATGGGTAGCCCGGCCTTGCGGCGGGCGGTGGCCGACTGGCTGCGCCTGCATCGCGGCATCGATACCGGGACGCGTGGCGTGGTGATTACCAACGGCAGCCAACAAGGCATTGATCTGGCAACGCGTTTGCTGGTCGATCCCGGCGCCGTCGTCGCCGTCGAGGAGCCGGGCTACCAGGGATTTCGCGAAATCCTGTCAGCGCTTGGCGCCCGGCTTTTGCCGATCCCGGTCGATGACCAGGGCCTGCGGGTCGATCATCTGGAGGCTGTTTCCCGCGACGCGGCGGTGGCCGGGGTTTGCGTGACGCCCTCCCATCAGTTTCCAACCGGGGCCGTTCTGTCACCGGCCCGGCGGATGGCCCTGCTGGCCTGGGCCAAGGCCGAGGGCGCCTGGGTGATCGAGGACGATTATGACAGCGAGTTCCGTTATGGCGCCCGACCGCTTGCCGCCCTGGCCGCCGGCGATGACGACGGGCGGGTGATCCATCTCGCCAGCTTTTCCAAGGCGTTGTTTCCGGCCTTGCGCCTTGGCATGGCCTCGGTTCCCGCCGGGTTGCTCGGGCCGTTCGGCGCGGCGCGGCGGCTCAGCGATCGCCATGGCCCGGCCCTGGAGCAAGACGCCCTGGCGCGCTGGATGGAAGACGGCACTTTCGCCCGCCACCTCCGCCGCGTCCGCACCCGTCAGGCCGAGCGGCGGGCGGTGCTGGTCGACGCCTTAACCCGCCATTTCGTCGGAATGGTGCGGATTGGCGGGGCGAGCGCCGGTTTGCACCTTGTGGCGTGGTTTCCCGGTCTCGACGCGGCGGCGATGGCGGCCTGGGCCGACAGGGCGGCCGTGCTCGGCATCGGCGTCCATCCCATTACTCGCCATTACCAGGGCCCAGCCGCCGCCGCCTTCGTTTTGGGCTATGCCGGCATCTCGGTTGACGACATCCCGGCGGGGATCGGCTTGCTAAAGGCTTGCGCGCCGCTTTAG
- a CDS encoding acetyl-CoA hydrolase/transferase family protein yields the protein MYRDRIRHPSLFGKVVSAEEAASLIKDGMTVGMSGFTRSGEAKAVPFALAERAKTDPLKITLLTGASLGNDLDKTLVEAGVLARRLPFQADPALRKAINRGEVMFIDQHLSETVEMLRTRQLGPIDVAVVEAVAITEDGGIIPTTSVGNSATFAILAEKVIIEINLSQPVELEGLHDIYIPTRRPFREPIPIVACESRVGLPFIPIDPSKIAAIVVTEKKDSAATVAPPDADTRAIAGHLIEFLRHEVSLGRLSNTLQPLQAGIGSIANAVLHGLIESPFHSLKMYSEVLQDSTFDLFDAGKLLFASGSSITLSEEKYRAVLPNLPSYKNRILLRPQEISNHPEIIRRLGLIGINTALEFDLYGNVNSTHVGGTMMMNGIGGSGDFARNCYLSVFVTKSIAKNGAISSVVPMVSHVDHTEHDVDILITEIGLADLRGLAPRERAKVVIDNCVHPAYRDQLADYYRRALTRGGHTPHLIEEAFSWHVRAAKTGSMREAVAAD from the coding sequence ATGTATCGGGACCGTATCCGTCACCCCTCCTTGTTTGGCAAGGTGGTCAGCGCCGAAGAAGCCGCTAGCCTGATCAAAGATGGGATGACCGTTGGCATGAGCGGTTTCACCCGTTCGGGTGAGGCCAAGGCCGTCCCCTTTGCTTTGGCCGAACGGGCCAAGACCGATCCTCTCAAGATTACCCTGTTGACCGGCGCCTCGCTCGGCAACGATCTGGACAAGACCCTGGTCGAGGCCGGTGTTCTGGCCCGCCGCCTGCCGTTTCAGGCCGATCCGGCCCTGCGCAAGGCCATCAACCGGGGCGAGGTGATGTTCATCGATCAGCATCTCTCGGAAACCGTCGAGATGCTGCGTACCCGCCAGCTTGGCCCCATCGATGTCGCGGTGGTGGAAGCGGTGGCGATCACCGAGGACGGCGGCATCATCCCCACGACCTCGGTCGGCAATTCGGCGACCTTCGCCATCCTCGCCGAAAAGGTCATCATCGAGATCAATCTGTCCCAGCCCGTCGAGCTTGAAGGGCTGCACGACATCTATATTCCGACGCGCCGCCCCTTCCGCGAGCCGATTCCCATCGTGGCTTGCGAAAGCCGGGTCGGCCTGCCGTTCATCCCCATCGATCCGAGCAAGATCGCCGCGATCGTCGTCACCGAAAAGAAAGACAGCGCCGCCACCGTGGCGCCGCCCGATGCCGATACCCGCGCCATCGCCGGCCATCTGATCGAGTTCCTGCGCCACGAGGTCAGCCTGGGGCGCCTCAGCAATACCTTGCAGCCGCTGCAGGCGGGCATCGGGTCGATCGCCAACGCCGTGCTGCACGGCCTGATCGAGTCGCCCTTCCACAGCCTGAAGATGTATTCGGAAGTGCTGCAAGACAGCACCTTCGATCTGTTCGATGCCGGCAAGCTGCTGTTCGCCTCGGGCTCGTCGATCACGCTGTCGGAGGAAAAATACCGGGCGGTCCTACCCAATCTCCCCAGCTACAAGAACCGCATCTTGTTGCGGCCCCAGGAGATCAGCAACCACCCCGAGATCATCCGCCGCCTTGGCCTGATCGGCATTAATACCGCTCTGGAATTCGACCTTTACGGCAATGTCAATTCCACCCATGTCGGCGGCACGATGATGATGAACGGCATCGGCGGATCGGGAGACTTCGCGCGCAACTGCTATCTGTCGGTGTTCGTCACCAAGTCGATCGCCAAGAACGGGGCGATTTCCAGCGTGGTGCCGATGGTCAGCCATGTCGATCATACCGAGCATGACGTGGATATCCTGATCACCGAAATCGGTCTGGCCGATCTGCGCGGTCTGGCGCCGCGCGAGCGGGCCAAGGTGGTGATCGATAACTGCGTCCACCCGGCCTATCGCGATCAACTGGCCGATTACTATCGCCGGGCCCTGACCCGGGGCGGCCATACCCCCCATCTGATCGAAGAGGCCTTCTCGTGGCATGTGCGGGCGGCCAAGACCGGTTCGATGCGCGAAGCCGTGGCCGCCGACTGA
- a CDS encoding glycosyltransferase family 39 protein: MTAIAFWLRRPFDRALPAARALVASPLALALAVALLLGLQLAIQGAVFSGFPRDEIESIFWGQGWALGYDIQQPPLHNWIAGLTTAGLGVTPLAFALIRMGTIALMLLFVWLGTRAAAGGDRVAAGLAVLGLLASVMFGLQIFLNLTHTLTLLCAVAFCFWTLTRVARPEAGLGAYLLVGLGLGLGALAKYSFALVALGLLIGALTHPILRRRLIDWRTLAALAVAGLIVTPHGLWLRGADHTVLAEMPELLHAAPLPPLQRAWDILRTGWIDPLAGVIVPLALLALCLPGFVKPGLPTSAGDPSRPWRRLLIVAVVTTLALVTLVTLAAGGNRLRDHYLMPAALLLPIWAALRATALRRGAPAEGRAAFGLCAAAALLAAGLALAMTVIRPLTCDRCLTDLPVDRWEQAVREAGFDGGTLVSGSLDNAAALFTRFPGSRLVWRAPGVPLRGDGASTQGEGCLIVLDPKRPEADRQSLEGWLAEHLEAPTPPAPPPLLQAEGRLRSVLGNRTETLYFVVYPQGIGQCR, from the coding sequence ATGACGGCGATCGCCTTTTGGTTGCGACGACCTTTTGATCGCGCCCTGCCCGCCGCCCGGGCGCTGGTGGCCTCGCCGCTGGCCCTGGCCTTGGCGGTGGCCCTGCTGCTCGGCCTGCAGCTGGCTATCCAGGGCGCCGTCTTCAGCGGCTTTCCCCGCGACGAGATCGAATCGATCTTCTGGGGCCAGGGGTGGGCCCTGGGCTATGATATCCAGCAACCGCCTTTGCACAATTGGATCGCCGGTCTGACCACCGCCGGTCTCGGCGTAACACCGCTGGCCTTCGCCCTGATCCGCATGGGCACCATCGCCCTGATGCTGCTCTTCGTCTGGCTGGGCACCCGCGCCGCCGCCGGGGGCGACCGCGTCGCCGCCGGGCTGGCCGTGCTGGGTCTTCTGGCCAGCGTCATGTTCGGCCTGCAGATCTTCCTGAACCTCACCCATACCCTGACCCTGCTTTGCGCCGTCGCCTTCTGTTTTTGGACGCTGACCCGCGTCGCCCGGCCCGAGGCCGGCCTTGGCGCCTATCTGCTGGTCGGGCTCGGGTTGGGGTTGGGCGCCCTGGCCAAATACAGCTTCGCCCTGGTCGCCCTCGGCCTGCTGATCGGCGCCCTGACCCACCCGATTTTGCGCCGACGGCTGATCGATTGGCGGACCCTGGCCGCCCTGGCCGTCGCCGGACTGATCGTTACCCCCCATGGCCTGTGGTTGCGGGGCGCCGATCACACGGTGCTGGCCGAAATGCCCGAGCTTCTCCATGCGGCGCCCCTGCCGCCGCTTCAGCGCGCCTGGGATATCCTGCGCACCGGCTGGATCGATCCGCTGGCCGGGGTGATCGTGCCGCTGGCCCTCCTCGCCCTCTGCCTGCCGGGCTTCGTGAAACCCGGCCTGCCGACGAGCGCGGGCGATCCCTCGCGTCCCTGGCGGCGGCTGTTGATCGTCGCCGTCGTCACCACCTTGGCCCTGGTCACGCTGGTGACCCTGGCCGCCGGCGGCAACCGGTTGCGCGATCACTATCTGATGCCCGCCGCCCTGCTGCTGCCGATCTGGGCCGCCCTGCGGGCGACGGCCCTAAGGCGTGGCGCGCCGGCGGAAGGGCGGGCGGCGTTTGGCCTGTGCGCCGCCGCCGCCCTGCTGGCCGCCGGGCTGGCCTTGGCGATGACGGTCATCCGGCCGCTGACCTGCGACCGCTGCCTGACCGATCTGCCCGTCGATCGCTGGGAACAGGCGGTGCGCGAGGCCGGTTTTGACGGCGGCACGCTGGTCAGCGGCTCGCTTGATAACGCCGCCGCCCTGTTTACCCGCTTCCCCGGCTCGCGCTTGGTGTGGCGCGCCCCCGGCGTCCCCTTGCGCGGCGACGGCGCCAGCACCCAAGGCGAGGGCTGCCTGATCGTGCTTGATCCCAAGCGCCCCGAAGCCGATCGCCAAAGCCTGGAAGGCTGGCTGGCCGAGCACCTGGAGGCCCCGACACCGCCGGCGCCGCCGCCCCTGCTCCAGGCCGAGGGACGCTTGCGCTCGGTTTTGGGAAATCGCACGGAAACCCTTTATTTTGTCGTTTATCCCCAAGGGATTGGCCAATGCCGCTAA
- a CDS encoding lipid-A-disaccharide synthase N-terminal domain-containing protein: protein MLIDLGLIAFTLTLWTAIGFLGQIFFSMRFILQWLSSEKARKSVMPVAFWYFSILGGATLLAYAIHQEDPVFIFGQALGLIIYVRNLVLIRKEKQNAVMAAE, encoded by the coding sequence ATGCTGATCGACCTCGGCCTTATCGCCTTTACGCTGACCCTGTGGACCGCCATCGGCTTTCTTGGCCAGATCTTCTTTTCCATGCGCTTCATCCTACAGTGGTTGTCTTCGGAAAAGGCGCGGAAATCGGTGATGCCGGTGGCGTTTTGGTATTTCTCCATCCTCGGCGGCGCGACCTTGCTGGCCTATGCCATCCATCAGGAAGATCCGGTGTTCATTTTCGGTCAGGCCTTGGGCTTGATCATCTATGTGCGCAATCTGGTGCTGATCCGTAAGGAGAAGCAAAACGCCGTCATGGCCGCCGAGTAA
- a CDS encoding DsbA family oxidoreductase has protein sequence MDIDFVFDTACPWCHIGWRRLLHALAERPEVVVRPRWRPFLLNPEMPAEGMDRRQYVERKFGGPRRAARMLEAAESAGRLVGLEFRFERIKRTPNTIDSHRLLRLGRSTSQREALFDALFQAYFVDGEDIGDRDTLIALGVACGLDGALLREHLAGGAEIAEVVSENTRAHAIGMSGVPGFIFNGQFAISGAQEPAIFIRMIDLALETQALLPVACSS, from the coding sequence ATGGACATCGATTTCGTTTTCGATACCGCCTGCCCGTGGTGCCATATCGGCTGGCGCCGACTTCTCCATGCCCTGGCCGAGCGGCCCGAGGTCGTGGTCCGCCCGCGCTGGCGGCCCTTTTTGCTCAACCCGGAGATGCCGGCCGAGGGCATGGATCGCCGGCAGTATGTGGAACGCAAGTTCGGCGGCCCGCGCCGCGCCGCCCGCATGCTGGAAGCCGCCGAAAGCGCCGGCCGGCTGGTCGGGCTGGAGTTCCGCTTCGAGCGCATCAAGCGCACCCCCAACACCATCGATTCCCACCGCCTGCTGCGCCTGGGGCGTTCGACCAGCCAGCGCGAGGCGCTGTTTGACGCGCTGTTTCAGGCCTATTTCGTGGACGGCGAGGATATCGGCGACCGCGATACGCTGATCGCGCTTGGCGTCGCCTGCGGCCTGGACGGGGCGCTTTTGCGCGAGCACCTCGCCGGCGGGGCCGAGATCGCCGAGGTGGTCAGCGAGAACACCCGCGCCCATGCCATCGGCATGAGCGGGGTTCCCGGCTTCATCTTCAACGGCCAGTTCGCCATTTCCGGCGCCCAGGAACCGGCGATCTTCATCCGCATGATTGACCTCGCCCTGGAAACCCAGGCCTTGCTGCCGGTGGCCTGTTCGTCGTAA
- a CDS encoding ABC transporter permease, which translates to MKAVLRTLLATATTLFGLLFVTFLISRMLPADPVLAVVGDHASQALVDRTRIELGLDKPLLVQFGLYIGNVLQGDLGQSVRTGEPIASELARVFPATLELATLGTLIGVLAGVPLGILAALRKDTLIDHLVRFIGLMGYSFPIFWLGLMGLLVFYATLGVLPGPGRLDFGYEDFVTPITGLMTIDTLLAGDMDLFRNALAHLILPAGLLGYYSLAYISRMTRSLMLGELRQEYIITARVKGVSETKIVWKHALGNIKVPLITVVALSYAGLLEGSVLTETVFSWRGLGLYITDSIFGQDMPAVMGGTIVVGVIFIVINMLTDVAYRFLDPRSR; encoded by the coding sequence CGCATGCTGCCGGCCGATCCGGTTCTGGCCGTCGTCGGCGACCACGCCTCGCAGGCGTTGGTCGATCGCACCCGGATCGAGCTTGGCCTCGACAAACCGCTGCTGGTGCAATTCGGGCTTTACATCGGCAATGTGCTGCAAGGCGACCTTGGCCAATCGGTGCGAACGGGCGAACCGATCGCCTCGGAACTCGCCCGGGTCTTTCCCGCCACGCTGGAACTGGCCACGCTCGGCACGCTGATTGGCGTGCTGGCCGGGGTGCCGCTGGGTATTCTCGCCGCCCTGCGCAAGGATACGCTGATCGACCATCTGGTGCGCTTCATCGGGCTGATGGGCTATTCGTTTCCGATTTTCTGGCTGGGGCTGATGGGGCTTTTGGTGTTCTACGCGACGCTCGGCGTCTTGCCCGGCCCGGGACGCCTTGATTTCGGCTATGAGGATTTCGTCACCCCGATCACCGGGTTGATGACCATCGATACCCTGCTGGCCGGCGATATGGACCTGTTCCGCAATGCCCTGGCCCATCTGATCTTGCCCGCCGGGCTGCTGGGCTATTACTCGCTGGCCTATATCAGCCGCATGACGCGGTCGCTGATGCTGGGCGAATTGCGCCAGGAATACATCATCACCGCCCGGGTCAAGGGCGTGAGCGAGACCAAGATCGTCTGGAAGCACGCCCTGGGCAACATCAAGGTGCCGCTGATCACCGTCGTCGCCCTGTCCTATGCCGGGCTGCTCGAAGGCTCGGTGCTGACCGAAACGGTGTTTTCGTGGCGCGGCCTCGGCCTTTACATCACCGATTCCATCTTCGGCCAGGACATGCCGGCGGTGATGGGCGGCACCATCGTGGTTGGTGTCATCTTCATCGTCATCAATATGCTGACCGATGTCGCCTATCGTTTCCTCGATCCAAGGTCCCGCTGA
- a CDS encoding pyridoxamine 5'-phosphate oxidase family protein gives MTDPSPRVQLRRHPERGSHQREAILAVLDGAFVCHLAFATESGPACVPTCYGRIDDVLYIHGAPASRLMAGGRQGGLAVCLTVTQIDGVVMARSAFHHSLNFRSVMVLGTAQAVSDPEEKTRGLAAITDQVAPGRWDECRPMTEAELKATAVLRLDLAEASLKERQGPPSDPASDAGLPIWTGVVPVALSAGAPLAAEENATAALPDSVKRLRARHPAP, from the coding sequence ATGACCGATCCCTCGCCGCGCGTTCAGCTTCGTCGCCATCCCGAGCGCGGCAGCCACCAGCGCGAGGCCATCCTCGCCGTGCTTGATGGCGCCTTCGTCTGCCATCTGGCCTTCGCCACCGAGAGCGGCCCGGCCTGCGTACCGACCTGCTATGGCCGCATCGATGATGTTTTGTATATCCACGGCGCCCCGGCCTCGCGGCTGATGGCCGGCGGACGCCAGGGCGGCCTGGCGGTTTGTCTAACCGTTACCCAGATCGACGGCGTGGTCATGGCGCGCAGCGCCTTCCACCATTCCTTGAATTTCCGCAGCGTCATGGTTTTGGGAACGGCGCAAGCGGTCAGCGACCCGGAGGAAAAGACCCGGGGGCTGGCGGCGATCACCGATCAGGTGGCGCCCGGTCGCTGGGATGAATGCCGGCCGATGACCGAGGCGGAACTGAAGGCGACGGCGGTGCTGCGCCTGGATCTGGCCGAAGCCTCGTTGAAGGAACGCCAGGGTCCGCCAAGCGACCCGGCGTCCGATGCCGGGCTGCCGATCTGGACCGGGGTGGTTCCTGTGGCGCTCAGCGCCGGCGCCCCGCTGGCCGCCGAGGAGAACGCCACCGCCGCTTTGCCGGACTCGGTCAAGCGCCTGCGCGCCCGCCATCCCGCCCCCTGA
- a CDS encoding ABC transporter ATP-binding protein: MSEPPLIDVDGLNVSFSSDKGTVHAVRDVSFTLGREKLAIVGESGSGKSQTGRAILGLTPGKVSARRMSFHDIDLRDLSARGWRSIRGKRIGMVMQDPKYSLNPVMTIGEQLMEAARPLADLKSARLRSMEMLEAVRIRDPERVFRAWPHELSGGMGQRAMIAMMLLPEPEVLIADEPTSALDVTVRLQVLAILDDLVRKRDMGLIFISHDLNLVRTFSDRVLIMVGGRIVETLAASALEEARHPYTRGLLACVPDPDHPRERLATLVRDPAWTEQ, from the coding sequence ATGAGCGAACCTCCCCTGATCGACGTCGATGGCCTGAACGTCTCCTTCTCCTCCGACAAGGGCACCGTTCATGCCGTGCGCGATGTCAGCTTCACCCTGGGCCGCGAAAAGCTGGCGATCGTTGGTGAATCCGGCTCGGGCAAATCCCAGACCGGGCGGGCCATCCTTGGCCTGACCCCGGGCAAGGTCAGCGCCCGGCGCATGAGCTTCCACGATATCGACCTGCGCGACCTGTCGGCGCGCGGCTGGCGGTCGATCCGCGGCAAGCGCATCGGCATGGTGATGCAAGATCCCAAATACTCGCTGAACCCGGTGATGACCATCGGCGAGCAACTGATGGAGGCCGCCCGTCCCTTGGCCGACCTCAAGAGCGCCCGCCTGCGGTCGATGGAGATGCTCGAAGCCGTGCGCATCCGCGATCCCGAGCGGGTGTTCCGCGCTTGGCCGCACGAGCTGTCGGGCGGCATGGGCCAGCGGGCGATGATCGCCATGATGCTGCTGCCCGAGCCCGAGGTGCTGATCGCCGACGAACCGACCTCGGCCCTTGATGTCACCGTGCGCCTTCAGGTGCTGGCGATCCTGGATGATCTGGTGCGCAAGCGCGACATGGGGCTGATCTTCATCAGCCATGACCTCAATCTGGTGCGGACCTTTTCCGACCGGGTGCTGATCATGGTCGGCGGCCGCATCGTCGAAACCCTGGCGGCCTCGGCCCTGGAAGAGGCCCGCCATCCCTATACCCGGGGGCTGCTGGCCTGCGTTCCCGATCCCGATCACCCGCGCGAGCGCTTGGCGACCCTGGTGCGCGACCCCGCCTGGACGGAACAGTGA
- a CDS encoding ABC transporter permease → MASSPPRAPRPARAPWVLWLLSDSPASRLQARLGRFYSGWLVFIRNPLAVIGLAIFLCLVILATFAPWIAPHDPLFGTLSERLLPPSAGHWLGTDQQGRDIWSRIVFGSRTTLMIIFLVAITAAPVGLLIGTTAGFVGGIVEAALMRLTDAFLAFPKLILALAFAAALGAGLENAVLAIALTAWPPYARIARAETLAVRRTDFVAAARMCGSSPLRILIGQIMPMCIPSLVVRVSLDMAGVILIAAGLGFLGLGVAPPQPEWGAMVSEGRSQILAQWWVCTYPGIAICIVSLGFNLLGDGLRDVLDPKRS, encoded by the coding sequence ATGGCCTCCTCTCCCCCCCGCGCCCCGCGCCCCGCGCGCGCCCCCTGGGTCCTCTGGCTGCTCAGCGACTCCCCCGCCTCGCGGCTTCAGGCCCGCCTCGGCCGCTTCTATTCCGGCTGGCTGGTGTTCATCCGCAATCCCTTGGCGGTCATCGGTCTGGCGATCTTTTTATGTCTGGTGATCCTGGCGACCTTCGCGCCGTGGATCGCCCCCCATGATCCGCTGTTTGGCACGCTCTCAGAGCGTCTGTTGCCGCCCAGCGCCGGCCATTGGCTGGGTACCGACCAGCAGGGCCGCGATATCTGGAGCCGCATCGTCTTTGGCTCGCGCACCACGCTGATGATCATCTTCCTGGTCGCCATCACCGCCGCCCCGGTCGGGCTGTTGATCGGCACCACGGCGGGCTTCGTCGGCGGCATCGTCGAAGCCGCCCTCATGCGGCTGACCGACGCCTTTCTCGCCTTTCCCAAGCTGATCCTGGCCCTGGCCTTCGCCGCCGCCCTGGGGGCCGGCCTGGAAAACGCCGTGCTGGCCATCGCCCTGACCGCCTGGCCGCCCTATGCCCGCATCGCCCGCGCCGAAACCCTGGCGGTGCGCCGCACCGATTTCGTCGCGGCGGCGCGGATGTGCGGCTCGTCGCCGCTGCGCATCCTGATCGGCCAGATCATGCCGATGTGCATCCCCTCGCTGGTCGTGCGCGTCTCGCTCGATATGGCCGGCGTCATCCTGATCGCCGCCGGCCTCGGCTTCCTTGGCCTCGGCGTCGCCCCGCCCCAACCCGAATGGGGGGCGATGGTTTCGGAGGGCCGCAGCCAGATCCTGGCCCAATGGTGGGTCTGCACCTATCCCGGCATCGCCATCTGCATCGTTAGCCTGGGCTTCAATCTGCTTGGCGACGGTCTGCGCGATGTCCTTGATCCCAAGCGGTCTTAA
- a CDS encoding ABC transporter ATP-binding protein: MTHAPMIEVNNLAVAFGDGKRVVRAVRAVSFRVEAGESFGLVGESGSGKSTVLRAVAGLFDHWTGDIVVNNQAQGAKRDGAFYRLVQMVFQDPYGSLHPKHTIDRILSEPLAVHRLDQPERRIREVLDQVQLGASYRFRYPHQLSGGQRQRVAIARALILSPRILLLDEPTSALDVSIQAEILNLLADIGRERAMTLLLVSHDLGVVAHMCDRLAVMRNGEVVELASRDDLRAGRLDHPYSRQLLLASRGYDRAVIDAFEDH, from the coding sequence ATGACACACGCCCCGATGATCGAGGTTAACAATCTGGCGGTGGCCTTTGGCGACGGCAAGCGCGTGGTCCGCGCCGTCCGCGCTGTCTCCTTCCGAGTCGAGGCCGGCGAAAGCTTCGGGCTGGTCGGAGAATCGGGCTCGGGCAAATCGACGGTGCTGCGCGCCGTCGCCGGGCTTTTCGACCATTGGACCGGCGATATCGTCGTCAATAATCAGGCCCAGGGGGCCAAGCGCGACGGCGCCTTCTACCGGCTGGTGCAGATGGTCTTCCAAGATCCCTATGGCTCGCTCCACCCCAAGCATACCATCGACCGCATCCTCAGCGAGCCGCTGGCCGTCCACCGCCTGGACCAGCCCGAACGACGCATCCGCGAGGTGCTTGATCAGGTGCAACTGGGGGCATCTTATCGCTTCCGCTATCCCCATCAGCTTTCGGGCGGCCAGCGCCAGCGCGTCGCCATCGCCCGGGCGCTGATCTTGTCGCCGCGCATCCTACTGCTTGATGAACCGACCTCGGCGCTCGACGTGTCGATCCAGGCCGAAATTCTCAATCTTTTGGCCGATATCGGCCGCGAGCGGGCGATGACCCTGCTGCTGGTCAGCCACGATCTGGGGGTGGTCGCCCATATGTGCGATCGTCTGGCGGTGATGCGCAATGGCGAGGTGGTGGAACTGGCCAGCCGCGACGACCTGCGGGCCGGCCGCCTGGACCACCCCTATTCCCGCCAGCTTTTGCTCGCCTCGCGCGGCTACGACCGCGCCGTCATCGACGCTTTTGAAGATCATTAA